A window of Vescimonas fastidiosa contains these coding sequences:
- a CDS encoding DUF3789 domain-containing protein, producing the protein MWELLKDFLLVSVGTGIGVALMCILSVGKGADYEMKKLKESEDK; encoded by the coding sequence ATGTGGGAATTATTGAAAGACTTCCTGCTGGTATCTGTTGGAACGGGTATCGGCGTAGCCTTGATGTGTATTTTAAGTGTTGGCAAAGGAGCTGACTATGAAATGAAGAAATTAAAAGAAAGCGAGGACAAATAA
- a CDS encoding helix-turn-helix domain-containing protein, with protein MVLNEEQRIKELREKRIAYGISQGRLAVASGITREYFNKIESGKMKPSKELLETLHKELARFNPEVPLTMLFDYVKIRFPTLDIQHIIKDILKLNINYMLHEDYGHYSYTEHYSLGDIFIYTSADEEKRCPFRVKGGVVADSLKVTCWHNKEVGMTFSWTHS; from the coding sequence ATGGTTCTGAATGAAGAACAACGGATAAAAGAATTACGGGAGAAACGGATTGCTTACGGTATCTCACAAGGCAGGCTGGCGGTGGCTTCTGGTATCACAAGGGAATATTTCAACAAGATAGAAAGTGGAAAAATGAAGCCGTCAAAGGAACTTCTGGAAACTCTGCATAAGGAACTGGCAAGGTTCAATCCAGAAGTACCGCTTACCATGCTGTTTGATTATGTGAAAATTCGTTTTCCCACGCTGGATATACAGCACATCATCAAAGATATATTAAAACTGAATATCAATTATATGCTCCATGAAGATTACGGACATTACAGTTATACGGAGCATTATTCTTTAGGGGACATCTTTATCTATACGTCGGCTGACGAAGAAAAAAGGTGTCCTTTTAGAGTTAAAGGGGGCGTGGTTGCCGACAGTTTGAAAGTTACCTGCTGGCACAACAAAGAAGTTGGTATGACTTTCTCATGGACGCACTCATAG
- a CDS encoding replication initiation factor domain-containing protein, with protein MLAQQRSWYDFLMDALIDGGVMKRIDLAINDHTGILDIPELAEKCRKREYIGKSRSYKFYQSGELIKHREDDREYMGRTLYLGSLKSDVYFCIYEKDYEQYVKLGTPLEEADIINRFEIRLRNERAYYAVRDLLTYYDAEQTAFSIINQYVRFVDEEADKRKNDWKLNDRWAWFIGDNRQSLKLTTKPEPYTLDRTLRWVQRQVAPTLKMLKRIDKGNGTDYMKTIEQRGKAHRKA; from the coding sequence CTGCTGGCACAACAAAGAAGTTGGTATGACTTTCTCATGGACGCACTCATAGACGGTGGCGTGATGAAGCGTATCGACCTTGCTATCAACGACCATACGGGTATTTTGGATATTCCAGAGCTTGCGGAAAAATGCAGGAAACGGGAATATATCGGAAAGTCCAGAAGTTATAAGTTTTATCAGTCGGGCGAGCTTATCAAGCATAGAGAGGACGACAGAGAATATATGGGACGCACCCTTTATCTTGGTTCGCTAAAATCAGATGTGTATTTCTGTATCTATGAAAAGGACTATGAGCAGTACGTCAAGTTAGGGACACCGCTGGAAGAAGCCGACATTATCAACCGTTTTGAGATACGGCTTAGAAATGAACGTGCCTATTATGCAGTACGAGATTTGCTGACCTATTATGACGCAGAGCAGACTGCCTTTTCTATCATCAACCAGTATGTGCGGTTTGTTGATGAAGAAGCAGACAAGCGAAAAAATGACTGGAAACTCAATGACCGCTGGGCGTGGTTTATCGGCGATAACAGACAGAGCTTGAAGCTGACGACAAAGCCAGAGCCTTACACCTTAGACCGTACATTGCGGTGGGTACAACGGCAGGTAGCACCGACCTTGAAAATGCTGAAAAGGATTGATAAGGGAAACGGAACAGACTACATGAAAACTATCGAACAGCGAGGCAAAGCTCACAGAAAAGCATGA